Proteins from a single region of Apium graveolens cultivar Ventura chromosome 7, ASM990537v1, whole genome shotgun sequence:
- the LOC141673782 gene encoding uncharacterized protein LOC141673782, translating to MIWKSQNDLVWNQRSLEVRKVVDYAICVLNQRRYVQDKSFDALMGYMTHDDGYEHSQLPKEKKVEVNCDAVIFENSNSYNYAFVIRNHLGQFIEPRSKCLQGQASPELAEVVGVREALSWIKENQYSEVDVESDCQQVVQAIQSFISCLSYFGRVIEECRLLLVSLKDRNVLFRFIKRSENGLSHFITRHYSSIVDRVWRVGMSTPNFNMY from the coding sequence ATGATATGGAAAAGTCAGAATGACCTAGTCTGGAATCAGCGAAGTTTGGAAGTAAGAAAAGTAGTGGATTATGCAATTTGTGTACTTAATCAGAGGAGGTATGTTCAAGACAAGTCTTTTGACGCATTAATGGGATATATGACCCACGACGATGGGTACGAACATTCGCAACTACCAAAGGAGAAAAAAGTTGAGGTAAATTGTGACGCTGTTATCTTCGAAAATTCCAATTCTTACAACTATGCTTTTGTCATCAGAAATCATCTCGGACAGTTCATAGAACCAAGGTCGAAATGTTTACAAGGTCAAGCTTCTCCTGAATTAGCTGAAGTAGTAGGTGTTAGAGAGGCCTTGAGTTGGATTAAAGAGAACCAGTACAGCGAAGTGGATGTGGAATCGGATTGCCAACAGGTGGTGCAAGCCATTCAATCTTTTATCTCCTGCTTGTCTTACTTTGGAAGAGTGATTGAAGAGTGTAGGTTATTACTAGTAAGTTTGAAGGATCGTAATGTTCTTTTTAGATTTATTAAGCGATCAGAGAATGGATTGTCTCATTTCATTACGAGACATTACAGTTCAATAGTTGACCGTGTGTGGAGGGTGGGAATGTCCACCCCGAACTTCAATATGTATTGA